The following proteins come from a genomic window of Natronosalvus vescus:
- a CDS encoding ester cyclase, giving the protein MAKATTPDVEQLMNDYFDLRNGDLSKLNVLSESFTFYLPIDEIHGRDAAEAMQHEQETAFPDFELTVDDMLVSDDIAMWEWTVAGTHEGEWQGIPSTGREVEFKGISKSVISDGKIQENWAYFDSQSLMDQLGVTE; this is encoded by the coding sequence ATGGCAAAAGCAACAACACCAGACGTTGAACAACTCATGAATGACTACTTTGACTTGCGGAACGGAGATCTCTCGAAGTTGAACGTGCTTTCTGAATCGTTCACATTTTATCTCCCAATCGACGAGATCCACGGCCGGGACGCAGCCGAAGCGATGCAGCACGAGCAGGAGACGGCGTTCCCCGATTTCGAGCTGACCGTAGACGATATGCTCGTCAGCGATGACATCGCCATGTGGGAGTGGACGGTGGCGGGCACACACGAGGGGGAATGGCAGGGTATCCCGTCGACCGGCCGTGAAGTGGAATTCAAGGGAATATCGAAATCAGTGATTTCGGACGGCAAAATCCAGGAAAACTGGGCGTACTTCGACTCCCAATCTCTCATGGATCAACTCGGTGTCACCGAGTAG
- the purH gene encoding bifunctional phosphoribosylaminoimidazolecarboxamide formyltransferase/IMP cyclohydrolase, translating into MTRLAGLAGNRGRNLLNIADRAPGGAEVAVILTNNAAAPVLDDAADRGIPTEVVSLEDEMSRQEHEEAVTAALVDYDYDLVCLDGYMRILSETFLEAQPTTLNVHPSLLPAFPGMDAWGDALEAGVSVTGCTVHVVTDATDGDGNVIEGEVDGGPIVTQEPIPVYDGDTTEALKERVLYEGEFRAYPRAVKWFAEDVVDVDLEAGEVTVDADDADEDEGLPARRLTSSDRLDTLRYGENPHQNAAVYADYTCEEASVVHANQLNEGAKALSYNNYNDADGALNLIKEFDEPAAAVIKHTNPAGCATANTLSEAYDRALSTDPMSAFGGIVALNRECDAETAEAIIDSFKEVVVAPGYTDEALEILCEKKNLRVLDVGREALRASERASGSSPRALETPTERFTEKPIVGGRLVQERDGQRVTVDDLEVVTEHEPTDEQLESMVFAWQTLKHVKSNGILFATGTETVGIGMGQVSRVDAVRLAAMKAEEHAESKSAEGAVMASDAFFPFPDGLEAAAEAGIEAVIQPGGSVNDDDVIEAADEHGMAMVFTGQRSFRHD; encoded by the coding sequence ATGACACGACTCGCCGGATTGGCCGGGAACCGCGGACGCAATTTGCTGAATATCGCCGATCGAGCGCCTGGCGGTGCGGAGGTCGCCGTGATCCTCACGAACAACGCGGCCGCACCCGTGCTCGATGACGCGGCTGACCGCGGGATTCCGACCGAAGTCGTCTCGCTCGAGGACGAAATGAGCCGCCAGGAACACGAAGAGGCCGTCACCGCCGCCCTCGTTGACTACGACTACGACCTGGTCTGTCTCGACGGCTACATGCGGATCCTCTCCGAGACATTCCTCGAGGCCCAGCCGACGACACTGAACGTTCACCCCTCACTCCTGCCGGCGTTCCCAGGGATGGACGCCTGGGGCGACGCCCTCGAGGCTGGCGTTTCCGTGACGGGCTGTACCGTACACGTCGTCACCGACGCGACCGACGGAGACGGAAACGTGATCGAAGGCGAAGTCGACGGCGGCCCGATCGTCACCCAGGAACCGATTCCCGTCTACGACGGTGACACCACGGAGGCGCTCAAAGAGCGCGTCCTCTACGAGGGCGAGTTCCGCGCGTACCCGCGAGCAGTGAAGTGGTTCGCAGAGGACGTTGTCGACGTTGATCTCGAGGCCGGCGAGGTTACAGTCGACGCGGACGATGCCGACGAGGACGAGGGCCTGCCAGCACGGCGACTCACCTCGAGCGACCGACTGGACACCCTCCGCTACGGCGAGAACCCTCACCAGAACGCGGCCGTCTACGCCGACTACACCTGCGAGGAGGCCTCCGTCGTCCACGCAAACCAGTTGAACGAGGGAGCAAAAGCGCTCAGCTACAACAACTACAACGACGCCGACGGCGCGCTCAATCTGATCAAGGAGTTCGACGAGCCCGCTGCCGCGGTGATCAAACACACCAATCCCGCCGGCTGTGCCACCGCCAACACGCTGTCGGAGGCGTACGACCGCGCGCTCTCGACCGACCCGATGAGCGCCTTCGGCGGCATCGTCGCGCTCAACCGCGAGTGTGACGCCGAGACGGCCGAGGCCATCATCGACTCGTTCAAGGAGGTCGTCGTCGCCCCTGGCTACACAGACGAGGCACTCGAGATCCTGTGCGAAAAAAAGAACCTGCGCGTGCTCGACGTTGGGCGCGAGGCGCTACGCGCCTCGGAACGAGCGAGCGGCAGTTCGCCGCGAGCACTCGAGACCCCCACCGAACGCTTCACCGAGAAACCCATCGTCGGCGGCCGACTCGTCCAGGAGCGCGACGGCCAGCGGGTAACCGTCGACGACCTCGAGGTCGTCACCGAGCACGAACCCACCGACGAACAACTCGAGTCGATGGTGTTCGCGTGGCAGACGCTCAAGCACGTCAAATCGAACGGAATCCTCTTTGCGACGGGAACGGAAACCGTCGGCATCGGCATGGGACAGGTCTCCCGCGTCGACGCGGTTCGATTGGCGGCGATGAAAGCCGAGGAGCACGCCGAAAGCAAGTCCGCGGAGGGGGCCGTGATGGCCTCCGATGCCTTCTTCCCGTTCCCGGACGGCCTCGAGGCGGCCGCGGAGGCGGGCATCGAAGCGGTGATCCAGCCCGGTGGCTCGGTCAACGACGACGACGTGATCGAGGCAGCGGACGAACACGGGATGGCGATGGTGTTCACGGGTCAGCGGTCATTTAGACACGACTGA
- the purB gene encoding adenylosuccinate lyase, translating into MTDTHALYAVSPLDGRYGSRTEPLAPYASEAALMRARVRVEVEYLIALADLEATPLELDADDRSHLRGLYEDFDEADAQLVKTLETEGYAGFDATNHDVKAVEYFVRHRLPEGSDASAWIHFGLTSEDVNNLAHRLLVRGAVEDVVLPALFEVRDTLAEMARTYRDVPMLARTHGQPATPTTFGKECAVYAARLGRATGRVSTATDALSGKLAGASGTYAAHIAAYPDVEWRAFAREFVTGLGLEFTSLSTQVNPCDDLAAVFDALRGANNVLLDLDLDIWLYVSDSYLGQEAVAGETGSSTMPHKVNPIDFENSEGNLSKANADLTFLADYITTSRLQRDLSDSTVKRNIGAAFAHCLIGYTKTQAGLEKVVPNEHVVREELQNTPAIIGEAVQTILRREGQDDAYEQVKELTRGREVSLEDFRDLFDDLDVSEDVREELRALTPETYVGVASELVDDLE; encoded by the coding sequence ATGACCGACACGCACGCGCTGTACGCCGTCTCGCCGCTCGACGGCCGCTACGGCTCCCGGACGGAACCGCTGGCTCCCTACGCGAGCGAGGCCGCGCTCATGCGCGCTCGCGTCCGCGTCGAAGTCGAGTATCTGATCGCGCTGGCCGACCTCGAGGCGACGCCCCTCGAACTCGACGCCGACGACCGATCCCACCTTCGCGGGCTGTACGAGGACTTCGACGAAGCGGACGCCCAGCTCGTCAAGACGCTCGAGACGGAGGGGTACGCGGGCTTCGACGCGACCAACCACGACGTCAAGGCCGTCGAGTACTTCGTCCGTCACCGTCTGCCCGAGGGGAGCGACGCCTCGGCGTGGATTCACTTCGGGCTGACCAGCGAGGACGTGAACAACCTCGCCCACCGCCTGCTGGTTCGCGGGGCCGTTGAGGACGTCGTCCTGCCGGCGCTGTTCGAGGTGCGCGACACGCTCGCGGAGATGGCCCGAACCTACCGGGACGTGCCGATGCTGGCACGAACGCACGGCCAGCCGGCCACCCCCACGACGTTCGGGAAAGAATGCGCGGTGTACGCGGCGCGTCTCGGTCGGGCCACCGGCCGCGTGTCGACGGCGACCGACGCCCTCTCGGGCAAACTCGCCGGTGCCTCCGGCACGTACGCGGCCCACATCGCCGCCTATCCAGACGTCGAATGGCGGGCGTTCGCCCGCGAGTTCGTTACGGGGCTGGGTCTCGAGTTCACGTCCCTGTCGACGCAGGTCAACCCCTGTGACGACCTGGCGGCGGTCTTCGACGCCCTCCGGGGGGCGAACAACGTCCTGCTCGACCTCGACCTCGATATCTGGCTGTACGTCTCCGATAGCTACCTCGGCCAGGAGGCTGTCGCGGGCGAGACAGGATCGTCGACGATGCCCCACAAGGTGAACCCCATCGACTTCGAGAACAGCGAGGGGAACCTCTCGAAGGCCAACGCCGACCTCACCTTCCTCGCCGACTACATCACGACCTCCCGACTCCAGCGAGATCTCTCGGATTCGACGGTCAAACGCAACATCGGCGCCGCCTTCGCCCACTGTCTCATCGGGTACACCAAGACCCAGGCCGGCCTCGAGAAGGTCGTCCCCAACGAGCACGTCGTGCGCGAGGAGTTACAGAACACGCCAGCGATCATCGGCGAAGCCGTCCAGACGATCCTTCGCCGTGAGGGCCAGGACGACGCCTACGAGCAGGTGAAGGAACTCACTCGCGGCCGGGAGGTCTCCCTCGAGGACTTTCGTGACCTCTTCGACGACCTCGACGTGAGCGAGGACGTCCGTGAGGAGCTACGGGCGCTGACGCCGGAAACCTACGTCGGCGTTGCGAGCGAGTTAGTCGACGACCTCGAGTAG
- a CDS encoding ester cyclase — protein MATPAKNMEVVRRYYEEAFNRGRTELLDELIAETVVNHDPVSDETLTPEEARGFEGFVRHVESARNAFPDAMVTIEEMIAEDETVAVRFTFEGTNDGSYGGMEPTGKQVSGSNMVWMRLEDGLIVERWAESDNLEFLQQLGILPPMDEITKMKA, from the coding sequence ATGGCTACACCAGCGAAGAACATGGAGGTCGTACGGCGGTACTACGAAGAAGCCTTCAACAGGGGACGAACCGAACTGCTCGACGAGCTAATCGCGGAGACCGTCGTCAATCACGACCCGGTCTCGGACGAGACGCTCACTCCCGAGGAGGCGAGGGGCTTCGAGGGATTCGTCCGTCACGTCGAGAGCGCACGCAACGCGTTCCCCGATGCGATGGTGACGATCGAGGAGATGATCGCCGAGGACGAGACGGTCGCCGTTCGCTTCACGTTCGAGGGAACGAACGATGGATCGTACGGCGGCATGGAACCGACGGGGAAACAGGTGTCCGGGTCGAACATGGTATGGATGCGCCTCGAGGACGGATTGATCGTCGAACGGTGGGCGGAATCCGACAATCTGGAGTTCCTCCAGCAACTCGGTATCCTCCCACCGATGGACGAAATCACAAAGATGAAGGCCTGA
- a CDS encoding oxidoreductase, which yields MGWTAADIPEVTDATVVVTGANSGIGHETARELARAGATVVMACRSRDRSEAAAGAIHADVGRADLWREHLDLASLESVRAFADRLEDSEIDVLVNNAGVMGIPHETTADGFEKQFGVNHLGHFALTGLLLENLVEGGRVVTVSSTMHKMGSIDFDDLHGEQSYGPWDAYAQSKLANVLFARELQRRLEAAGRGVKSIAVHPGYADTNLQLRVARAKGSRLQLVMMGLANALFAQPASKGALPTLYAATAPDVEGGAYYGPGGPFNVRGSPTRQRPSSAAHNPETARRLWERSEAETAVEYP from the coding sequence ATGGGCTGGACTGCCGCGGACATTCCCGAGGTGACCGACGCGACAGTGGTCGTGACGGGGGCGAACAGCGGAATCGGTCACGAAACGGCCCGCGAACTGGCCCGCGCCGGCGCAACCGTCGTGATGGCCTGTCGCAGTCGCGACCGATCCGAGGCCGCCGCCGGGGCAATCCACGCCGACGTCGGGAGGGCCGACCTGTGGCGTGAACACCTCGACCTCGCCAGCCTCGAGTCCGTTCGTGCGTTCGCCGACCGACTGGAAGACTCCGAGATCGACGTCCTGGTGAACAACGCGGGCGTCATGGGCATCCCGCACGAGACGACTGCGGACGGCTTCGAGAAACAATTTGGGGTCAACCACCTCGGGCACTTCGCCCTCACTGGCCTGTTGCTCGAGAACCTGGTCGAGGGCGGACGGGTCGTCACCGTCTCGAGCACGATGCACAAGATGGGGTCGATCGACTTCGACGATCTCCATGGCGAGCAATCGTATGGCCCCTGGGACGCCTACGCACAGTCGAAACTCGCGAACGTCCTCTTTGCGAGAGAACTACAGCGGCGGCTCGAGGCCGCCGGTCGTGGCGTGAAAAGCATCGCGGTGCATCCGGGCTACGCCGACACGAACCTGCAGCTCCGGGTCGCTCGAGCCAAGGGGTCGCGCCTCCAACTCGTGATGATGGGGCTGGCGAACGCACTCTTCGCCCAGCCGGCGTCGAAGGGTGCGTTGCCGACGCTGTACGCCGCGACCGCCCCTGACGTGGAGGGTGGGGCGTACTACGGCCCGGGCGGCCCCTTCAATGTCCGTGGCTCCCCAACGCGCCAACGGCCCTCGAGCGCTGCTCACAACCCGGAGACTGCACGGCGGCTCTGGGAACGATCGGAGGCGGAGACAGCGGTCGAGTACCCGTAG
- a CDS encoding desampylase, giving the protein MIERDSHHTDGGTTTAPTLELPESIEEAIVEDARSAVPEECCGVFGGGFDTNRSRVDSRYPTRNVAAEPRREYRIDPEEQLAVFEELEDRGEEIVGFYHSHPRGPHEPSETDVAGAAWPDRSYVIVSLEGDHGEEVIGSWRWRDNDHDHDDDSGQFVSETIERP; this is encoded by the coding sequence GTGATCGAGCGAGACTCCCACCACACGGACGGTGGCACCACGACCGCACCGACGCTCGAGCTTCCCGAATCGATCGAGGAAGCCATCGTCGAGGACGCTCGATCGGCCGTCCCCGAGGAGTGCTGTGGCGTCTTCGGCGGCGGGTTCGACACGAACCGAAGCCGCGTCGACAGCCGGTATCCGACCCGCAACGTCGCCGCGGAACCACGACGGGAGTATCGAATCGACCCCGAGGAGCAACTCGCCGTATTCGAGGAACTCGAGGATCGAGGCGAGGAGATCGTCGGCTTCTATCACTCCCATCCACGGGGCCCGCACGAACCGAGTGAGACCGACGTCGCCGGTGCGGCGTGGCCGGATCGGTCGTACGTGATCGTGAGCCTCGAAGGGGATCACGGGGAGGAGGTCATCGGTTCCTGGCGGTGGCGCGACAACGACCACGATCACGACGACGACAGCGGACAGTTCGTTTCCGAGACGATCGAACGACCCTGA
- a CDS encoding ABC transporter substrate-binding protein: MNLVTTLPSATEIACALGLEPVGVSHECDYPPRVLDHPPVTRSRIDTDGSSAAIDEQVLEAADDESGEGVYEIDHATLEALDPDLIVTQGMCDVCAVDTAAIERAVDAIEAEPDLLTTDPHSVADVFADVERIGRAAGVEQRARTVIDDLEGRIDAVRDRTTDIDASERPRVAIFDWTNPVMIAGHWTTELVEWAGGRYGLADVGERSRPRQWDEIRDYDPEVVIVAPCGFDLAQTAENLADLADREGWDELSAVEEGRIWALDGDQYLNRPGPRLVDTLELLAPIIQPERFDERPSTDVAVPWSVLRADYGATA; encoded by the coding sequence ATGAACCTCGTCACCACGCTCCCTTCGGCGACCGAGATCGCCTGTGCCCTCGGGCTCGAGCCGGTTGGCGTCTCCCACGAGTGTGACTACCCACCCCGCGTTCTCGACCACCCGCCGGTCACCCGCTCACGGATCGACACCGACGGCTCGAGCGCGGCGATCGACGAACAGGTGCTCGAGGCGGCCGACGACGAGAGCGGTGAGGGCGTCTACGAAATCGACCACGCCACGCTCGAGGCGCTCGATCCGGATCTGATCGTCACACAGGGAATGTGCGACGTCTGTGCGGTCGATACGGCGGCGATCGAACGCGCGGTCGACGCGATCGAGGCCGAACCCGACCTCCTGACGACCGACCCTCACTCCGTCGCGGACGTATTCGCCGACGTCGAGCGCATCGGGCGGGCCGCCGGCGTCGAGCAGCGGGCTCGAACGGTGATCGACGATCTCGAGGGACGGATCGACGCCGTCAGGGATCGGACGACCGACATCGACGCGAGCGAGCGACCGCGAGTAGCCATCTTCGACTGGACGAACCCGGTCATGATCGCCGGCCACTGGACGACCGAACTCGTCGAGTGGGCCGGCGGACGCTACGGGCTGGCCGATGTGGGGGAACGCTCGAGGCCGCGCCAGTGGGACGAAATTCGGGACTACGATCCGGAGGTCGTGATCGTCGCCCCGTGCGGATTCGACCTCGCACAGACCGCCGAGAACCTCGCGGATCTGGCCGACCGCGAAGGGTGGGACGAGCTGTCGGCCGTCGAGGAGGGCCGCATCTGGGCGCTCGACGGCGATCAGTACCTCAACCGACCCGGGCCGCGACTCGTGGATACGCTCGAGCTCCTTGCACCGATCATCCAGCCCGAGCGGTTCGACGAACGGCCGTCGACTGACGTGGCCGTGCCGTGGTCGGTTCTCCGAGCGGATTACGGGGCGACAGCGTGA
- a CDS encoding NUDIX hydrolase → MPDDPLAWETRESGVAYSCPGFDIVTQTVRLPDGDETDFDYLSEPASVCILPFTADGTVVCIEEWRQAVERINRGLPVGTTEPDDDDLEAAARRELAEETGHVADTIEPLVTVEPANGLADSVMHFFVARGCEPAGEQRLDHDESIRVTPMAYAELLEAVREGEIRDGRTVLAVSHFELVGE, encoded by the coding sequence ATGCCCGACGATCCGCTCGCCTGGGAGACGCGCGAGTCCGGTGTAGCCTACTCCTGCCCTGGCTTCGACATCGTTACGCAGACCGTACGACTCCCCGATGGCGACGAAACCGATTTCGATTACCTCTCCGAGCCGGCCAGCGTCTGTATCCTCCCGTTCACCGCCGACGGTACCGTCGTCTGCATCGAAGAGTGGCGTCAGGCAGTCGAGCGAATCAATCGTGGCCTCCCCGTAGGAACCACCGAACCCGACGACGACGATCTCGAGGCGGCCGCCCGTCGCGAACTCGCCGAGGAGACCGGCCACGTGGCGGACACCATCGAGCCGCTGGTTACCGTCGAACCGGCGAACGGACTCGCGGACTCCGTCATGCACTTTTTCGTCGCTCGAGGCTGTGAGCCGGCGGGCGAGCAACGACTCGATCACGACGAGAGCATTCGCGTGACTCCGATGGCCTACGCGGAACTGCTCGAGGCCGTTCGCGAGGGAGAGATACGGGACGGGCGAACGGTGCTCGCCGTGTCCCACTTCGAGCTCGTCGGGGAATGA
- a CDS encoding PadR family transcriptional regulator, translating to MDQLTGFQRDLLYVIAGMERPSGQQILDDINEYIDQPVTHGRLYPNLDTLVEKKLVEKGQLDRRTNYYALTPKGRRELQRRQEWVQRYVDV from the coding sequence ATGGATCAACTAACAGGTTTCCAACGCGACTTGCTGTACGTCATCGCCGGCATGGAACGGCCGTCGGGCCAGCAAATTCTCGACGATATTAACGAGTACATCGACCAGCCGGTCACACACGGTCGGCTGTATCCGAACCTGGATACGCTGGTCGAAAAGAAACTCGTCGAGAAAGGGCAACTCGACCGACGGACGAACTACTACGCGTTGACCCCGAAGGGTCGGCGCGAATTACAACGACGCCAGGAGTGGGTACAACGATACGTCGACGTCTAA
- a CDS encoding DUF4397 domain-containing protein — MRTSRRTTLKALGVVGTGSVLAGGRVFAMGEHEDDERTDDETDDGTAPTGGVRVAHFSPDAPAVDVYVDDERVVSDAAYDQVTPYLELEPGTYSVRVTAAGDEETVVYDEELAVGNAFYTIAAIGELEADTLEMLVLTDAGSSLVRLVHAAPDAPAVDVEESESGQALFANVAFGEGTNYVAVPAGSYTLDVVPAAGDDELDDEDGANDVDETDDHDEEAADDDNDERETDDEYDDEEAADDETEARDEDDEAEDTDAVASVTVDLEMGTAYTAFAAGYLEPEADQEDRAFSVNLTVDGPPAVDESEEEPEEEPEEEEPEEEPEEEPDEPEEEPEEEPDEEPDDTDDNDDNDT; from the coding sequence ATGAGGACATCACGACGCACGACACTCAAAGCACTGGGTGTCGTCGGCACGGGAAGCGTACTCGCGGGCGGACGCGTCTTCGCGATGGGCGAACACGAAGACGACGAGCGGACGGACGACGAAACGGACGACGGAACGGCCCCCACGGGCGGCGTTCGTGTCGCTCACTTCTCCCCGGACGCCCCGGCAGTCGACGTCTACGTCGACGACGAGCGAGTCGTTTCAGACGCTGCCTACGACCAGGTGACCCCGTATCTCGAGCTGGAGCCCGGAACCTACTCGGTTCGGGTGACCGCTGCCGGCGACGAGGAAACGGTCGTCTACGACGAGGAGCTCGCGGTCGGCAACGCGTTTTACACGATCGCCGCGATCGGCGAACTCGAGGCCGACACCCTCGAGATGCTGGTTCTCACCGACGCTGGTTCCTCGCTCGTCCGGTTGGTTCACGCCGCACCGGACGCGCCAGCGGTCGACGTCGAGGAGAGCGAAAGCGGACAGGCGCTGTTCGCGAACGTGGCCTTCGGCGAGGGGACGAACTACGTCGCCGTTCCGGCGGGGTCATACACGCTCGACGTCGTGCCCGCTGCTGGTGACGACGAGTTGGACGACGAGGACGGTGCGAACGATGTTGACGAAACCGACGACCACGACGAGGAAGCAGCTGACGACGACAACGACGAGAGGGAAACCGATGATGAGTACGACGACGAGGAAGCGGCTGACGACGAAACCGAAGCGCGCGACGAAGACGACGAAGCCGAAGACACCGATGCCGTCGCCTCCGTCACCGTCGACCTCGAGATGGGAACGGCGTACACGGCCTTCGCAGCAGGGTACCTCGAGCCGGAAGCCGACCAGGAAGACCGTGCGTTCTCGGTGAACCTCACCGTCGACGGGCCACCGGCGGTCGACGAATCAGAGGAGGAGCCTGAAGAGGAACCGGAGGAGGAGGAGCCTGAAGAGGAGCCAGAGGAAGAACCGGATGAGCCAGAAGAGGAACCCGAAGAAGAGCCGGACGAGGAACCCGACGACACTGACGACAACGACGACAACGACACCTGA
- a CDS encoding PAS domain-containing protein codes for MTAVETDKHTTGTDTDAAATVLLIGTGDPITTLETALGRTDVLEVQTAETVETAPIGSPAVESVVCVAPESPATALEVLSGVRRQESTLPVVCYTAPQSEALFDAVLEDDWAIQHRPGERDGDRLAARIRRLIDHHRQRTLTRNVLTAFEAVGDGIALVDPDGTVIAVNTNYVRQFAVAREELLGSHWGLPYPDDEVRRLEETALTVAAAGWRWKGTCIGRRGDTTFTSGVSVIGLEDGGFALLLEGDSSNRVPDNIR; via the coding sequence ATGACAGCCGTCGAAACCGATAAACACACGACAGGTACGGACACTGACGCCGCAGCGACCGTCCTGTTGATCGGTACCGGAGACCCGATCACGACACTCGAGACGGCACTCGGTCGAACCGACGTGCTCGAGGTGCAGACGGCGGAGACGGTCGAGACGGCACCGATCGGATCACCAGCGGTCGAAAGCGTCGTGTGCGTGGCCCCCGAATCGCCGGCGACCGCCCTCGAGGTGCTCTCGGGCGTTCGGCGTCAAGAATCGACGCTTCCCGTCGTCTGTTATACGGCGCCACAATCGGAGGCGCTGTTCGACGCGGTGCTCGAGGACGACTGGGCAATCCAGCACCGTCCCGGGGAACGGGACGGCGACCGGTTGGCTGCACGGATTCGTCGGCTGATCGATCACCACCGGCAGCGAACGCTGACTCGAAACGTGCTGACAGCGTTCGAAGCTGTCGGTGATGGGATCGCACTCGTCGACCCCGACGGAACCGTGATCGCAGTGAACACCAATTACGTCCGGCAGTTCGCCGTCGCCCGCGAGGAACTCCTCGGGAGTCACTGGGGACTCCCGTATCCCGACGACGAAGTGCGGCGACTCGAGGAGACGGCGCTCACGGTGGCCGCCGCCGGCTGGCGCTGGAAGGGGACGTGTATCGGCCGACGAGGGGACACAACGTTTACGTCGGGCGTGAGCGTTATCGGCCTCGAGGATGGCGGCTTCGCCCTGCTCCTCGAGGGCGACTCGTCGAATCGGGTTCCCGACAACATTCGCTGA
- a CDS encoding HalOD1 output domain-containing protein: protein MPQIDTRPSAHSMSMRVIEAIAEDSGVDPLDLEVPLFEAVDPEALDQLFRDDVQCTVTFEYVGREITVQHDGTVTVDGSVYPPA from the coding sequence ATGCCCCAGATTGACACCAGACCCTCCGCCCACTCGATGAGTATGCGCGTGATCGAAGCCATCGCCGAAGACAGTGGTGTCGATCCACTCGATCTCGAGGTACCGCTGTTCGAGGCAGTCGACCCTGAAGCGCTGGATCAACTCTTTCGAGACGACGTCCAGTGTACGGTCACCTTCGAATATGTCGGTCGCGAAATCACGGTTCAACACGACGGTACCGTCACCGTCGATGGGTCGGTGTACCCACCGGCATGA